One genomic window of Solanum dulcamara chromosome 12, daSolDulc1.2, whole genome shotgun sequence includes the following:
- the LOC129876521 gene encoding uncharacterized protein LOC129876521 yields the protein MGNSQTNSTNPRFALAKRAFTERKLEDLKSLFDSLAAQSQSNGKYISPSVFKAYIGVEGPLGDRMFDLVTQKRKDQKLTFEDLVIAKGTYEKGTNADIEEFIYQLLDVFDEGVVGRSDLEAVLTAVLRNIPSHEGHQSEPCSEREVLGIFLNAANLTTDDKKCAESCMSFEEFRSWCARLPSVRKFLGTLLSPRDSGSEVPMLEYPENIDPAVILLRKEYAWHIGGALPQDELHEWRLLYHSTVHGLSFSTFLGNISNDKGPSLLVIKDKEGYIYGGYASQPWERHADFYGDMKSFIFQLYPKASVYRPTGANSNLQWCAIHFSSESIPNGIGFGGRAHHFGLFISANFDQGHTFTCTTFGSPSLSKTHQIFPEVIECWGVAIKRAPDNQDRLQGTVLERFKEDRHMLNMVGLANSSQ from the exons ATGGGCAATTCTCAGACGAATTCCACGAATCCACGCTTTGCTTTAGCCAAGAG AGCCTTCACAGAGAGGAAACTGGAAGACCTGAAATCGTTGTTCGATTCACTAGCTGCACAATCTCAAAGCAATGGAAAATACATTTCTCCTTCTGTTTTCAAG GCGTATATCGGAGTTGAAGGGCCGTTGGGTGATAGAATGTTCGATTTGGTCACCCAGAAACGTAAGGATCAAAAACTTACATTTGAGGACCTTGTAATTGCCAAA GGAACCTATGAAAAAGGGACAAATGCTGATATTGAAGAGTTTATCTATCAGTTGTTAGATGTCTTTGATGAAGGCGTTGTTGGAAG ATCAGATCTTGAAGCTGTCTTGACTGCAGTACTCAGAAATATACCTTCTCATGAGGGCCATCAATCTGAACCTTGTTCAGAGAGGGAAGTTCTCGGCATTTTCCTCAATGCTGCAAATTTAACAACTGATGATAAAAAATGCGCTGAAAGTTGTATGTCTTTTGAGGAATTTAGAAGCTGGTGTGCCCGTCTTCCATCAGTAAGGAAGTTTCTCGGAACTCTGTTGTCTCCACGTGATTCAG GCTCTGAGGTTCCTATGCTAGAATACCCAGAAAACATTGATCCTGCTGTAATATTGTTAAGAAAGGAATATGCTTGGCATATAGGTGGGGCCCTCCCTCAAGACGAGCTGCATGAATGGAGACTTTTGTATCACAGTACAGTACATGGCCTAAGTTTCAGTACTTTCCTGGGGAACATTTC AAATGACAAAGGACCATCTTTATTGGTAATTAAAGACAAAGAAGGCTATATTTACGGTGGTTATGCATCTCAGCCATGGGAGAGACATGCTGACTTTTATGGGGACATGAAGTCTTTCATCTTCCAGCTATACCCAAAGGCATCGGTTTACCGTCCTACTGGAGCGAACTCTAATTTACAGTGG TGTGCTATACATTTTAGTTCTGAGAGCATTCCCAATGGCATTGGTTTTGGAGGACGAGCTCACCACTTCGGCTTGTTCATCTCAGCTAACTTTGACCAGGGGCATACTTTCACCTGCACTACCTTTGGCAGTCCTAGCTTGTCAAAGACCCACCAAATCTTCCCAGAAGTGATAGAATGCTGGGGAGTTGCAATAAAAAGAGCTCCAGATAATCAGGATCGACTTCAAGGTACCGTGTTAGAAAGATTTAAAGAGGATCGCCATATGCTTAACATGGTTGGACTTGCAAATTCAAGTCAGTGA
- the LOC129876263 gene encoding 40S ribosomal protein S17-like, which produces MGRVRTKTVKKSSRQVIERYYSKMTLDFHTNKKILEEVAIIPSKRLRNKIAGFSTHLMKRIQKGPVRGISLKLQEEERERRMDFVPDESAINTERIEVDKETIDLLASMGMSELPGVVLKEEQTVAIAAPVGGFGGGRGGFGGGRGGRGGY; this is translated from the coding sequence ATGGGTCGTGTCCGTACAAAAACAGTGAAGAAATCTTCACGCCAAGTCATTGAACGTTACtactcaaaaatgaccttagatTTTCACACAAACAAGAAGATTCTAGAAGAAGTTGCTATCATCCCATCCAAGCGTCTCCGCAACAAGATCGCTGGATTCTCCACTCATCTGATGAAGCGAATCCAAAAGGGTCCCGTTAGAGGCATTTCTCTTAAGCTACAAGAGGAAGAAAGAGAACGCCGTATGGATTTTGTTCCTGATGAATCTGCTATTAACACTGAGAGGATTGAAGTTGATAAGGAGACTATTGACTTGCTTGCTTCAATGGGTATGAGTGAACTACCTGGTGTTGTACTCAAGGAAGAGCAGACAGTAGCTATAGCTGCACCTGTTGGTGGATTCGGCGGCGGCCGTGGTGGATTCGGCGGCGGTCGTGGAGGTCGTGGTGGGTACTGA
- the LOC129876722 gene encoding short chain aldehyde dehydrogenase 1-like — translation MNGFSSSPLAHASRRLERKVAIVTGGASGFGESTVRLFLQNGAKVVIADVQDEIGQSLCNNLLNCNDNNDVTYIHCDVTKASHVENLVDTTISKYGKLDIMFNNAGIPGNLDFSIIDADNENFKKVFDVNVYGSFLGAKYAARVMIPAKKGVILFTSSSASVSSGESPHSYTVSKHAVVGLMKNLCAELGQHGIRVNCVSPCAVATPMLVKAMGVDKSVVDGIICSSANLKGVVPTAEDVAEAALYLASDESKFVSGVNLVIDGGYNTTNMAYIKAIQNALSSV, via the exons ATGAATGGCTTCTCCTCCTCTCCTCTAGCTCACGCAAGCAGAAG ATTAGAAAGGAAAGTAGCTATTGTAACTGGAGGAGCTAGTGGATTTGGAGAAAGTACAGTGAGACTTTTCTTACAAAATGGTGCAAAAGTTGTAATAGCAGATGTTCAAGATGAAATTGGACAATCCCTTTGCAACAATCTCCTCAATTGTAACGATAACAACGATGTTACATACATACATTGTGATGTAACAAAAGCCTCCCACGTTGAAAACCTCGTTGACACGACAATTTCCAAGTATGGCAAACTCGACATCATGTTCAACAACGCAG GAATTCCGGGGAATCTCGATTTTAGCATAATCGATGCGGATAACGAGAATTTCAAAAAGGTATTCGATGTTAACGTGTACGGATCTTTTCTCGGGGCAAAATATGCTGCACGGGTAATGATTCCGGCTAAGAAAGGTGTCATTCTTTTTACATCTAGCTCGGCCTCTGTTTCTTCGGGCGAATCGCCACATTCGTACACCGTCTCGAAACACGCAGTTGTCGGACTAATGAAGAATTTGTGTGCTGAATTAGGACAACATGGGATCAGAGTGAACTGTGTTTCACCGTGTGCGGTGGCGACGCCGATGTTAGTGAAGGCAATGGGAGTCGATAAGAGCGTCGTGGACGGAATAATTTGCTCGTCGGCGAATTTAAAAGGGGTGGTGCCGACGGCGGAGGATGTGGCGGAGGCGGCGTTGTATTTGGCGAGTGATGAATCTAAGTTTGTGAGTGGAGTTAATCTTGTGATTGATGGAGGTTATAATACTACTAATATGGCTTATATTAAAGCAATCCAAAATGCATTATCTTCGGtgtaa
- the LOC129877469 gene encoding secoisolariciresinol dehydrogenase-like produces MASASFPSTIGKRLEGKVAIVTGGASGIGEAIAKLFSDHGAKVVIADVQDELGNSVSNALGGSSNSIYIHCDVTNEDHVQEAVDRTIATYGKLDIMICNAGICDETKPRIIDNTKADFERVLSINVTGVFLSMKHAARVMVPTRSGCIISTASVSSMVGAAASHAYCSSKHAVLGLTKNLAVELGQFGIRVNCLSPYAMVTPLATKVIGLENEELEKAMSAVGNLKGATLRVDDVAKAALFLASDDAQYISGHNLFIDGGFTVCNPGLGMFKYPEYDI; encoded by the exons ATGGCTTCTGCTTCATTCCCTTCAACAATCGGCAAAAG GCTAGAGGGGAAAGTAGCAATAGTAACCGGAGGAGCTAGTGGCATCGGTGAAGCAATTGCAAAGCTCTTCTCTGATCATGGAGCCAAAGTGGTCATTGCTGATGTCCAAGATGAACTCGGCAACTCAGTCAGCAACGCCCTCGGAGGCTCATCCAACTCCATTTACATCCACTGTGACGTCACAAACGAAGACCACGTCCAAGAAGCTGTCGACAGAACCATCGCCACGTATGGAAAACTCGACATCATGATCTGCAATGCTGGCATATGTGACGAGACCAAGCCAAGAATCATTGACAACACAAAAGCAGATTTCGAACGAGTCCTTAGCATCAATGTGACAGGAGTTTTCTTGAGCATGAAGCACGCCGCTCGCGTCATGGTCCCAACGCGTAGCGGCTGCATTATCTCCACCGCTAGCGTAAGCTCCATGGTCGGAGCTGCAGCATCTCATGCATACTGCAGCTCCAAACACGCCGTGCTGGGGCTAACCAAGAACCTGGCAGTGGAGCTTGGGCAATTCGGTATACGTGTGAATTGCTTGTCACCGTACGCGATGGTCACGCCGTTGGCGACGAAAGTCATTGGGCTTGAAAATGAAGAGCTTGAGAAGGCAATGAGTGCGGTTGGGAACCTTAAAGGAGCTACTCTGAGGGTGGATGATGTTGCAAAAGCAGCACTATTCTTGGCAAGTGATGATGCCCAGTATATCAGTGGGCACAATCTATTCATTGATGGGGGATTCACTGTGTGTAATCCAGGACTTGGCATGTTCAAGTATCCAGAATatgatatttaa